The following are encoded together in the Salvia hispanica cultivar TCC Black 2014 chromosome 6, UniMelb_Shisp_WGS_1.0, whole genome shotgun sequence genome:
- the LOC125197509 gene encoding zinc finger CCCH domain-containing protein 30-like isoform X2 codes for MCSGLEKSNSNSCTTQGPAVNQSNMKDLNNLSVETEGSLSSLLEFAANNDIESFKRLIEVDLSVVDEAGLWYVRKKGSKQISQEERTPLMVAATYGSVDVLKLLVALPEVDLNKSCGGNKWTALHCAAFGGSVHAFDVVKLLLSAGADPNIEDACALRPVDVIVVPPKLPGAKAALEDLLMNNISDGSVAPKFGDPAANSVSEKKQYPVDPSLPDIRNSIYSTDEFRMFSFKVRPCSRAYSHDWTECPFVHPGENARRRDPRKYHYSCVPCPDFRKGACRRGDMCEYAHGVFECWLHPAQYRTRLCKDGTGCARQVCFFAHTQEELRPLYVSTGSGVPSPRSVASASSFMDMAAALSLMPGSPTSQSVMSPSAFNQTMSPTANGMSHSSSGAWTQQNVPTLNLPGSNLQSSRLRSSLSARDIPPEDLNMLQDYDSQQLILNDMACFSQQGNSARLGSGRSQTMLTPSNLEELFSAEIASSPRLSDQAAGFGVYSPSHKSAALNQFQPQQNILSPINTNVFSPRNVEHPLLQASFGVSSPRMSPRSLEPVSPMNARLSAFAQRERQQQMRSLSSRELGSNRAPVVGSPTSAWAKWGPANGKVDWSVGADHEGGLKRSSSFDCRADGEEPDLSWVQSLVKESPPEMMDKAAAPAPNSGAAPSGECLKPNPQTESVDHTVLGAWLDQMRLDQLVV; via the exons ATGTGCAGTGGGCTTGAGAAATCAAATTCCAATTCTTGTACAACTCAAGGGCCAGCTGTTAACCAATCAAACATGAAGGATTTGAACAACTTATCTGTAGAGACTGAGGGTTCACTCTCCAGTTTGCTTGAATTTGCTGCCAACAATGATATTGAATCTTTCAAGAGATTGATAGAGGTGGATCTGTCTGTGGTTGATGAGGCTGGACTTTGGTATGTTCGCAAGAAAGGTTCAAAGCAAATCAGCCAGGAAGAAAGAACTCCATTGATGGTAGCCGCTACTTATGGTAGCGTTGATGTATTGAAGCTACTGGTGGCTTTGCCTGAAgttgatttaaataaatcatGTGGCGGCAACAAGTGGACTGCGCTACATTGTGCAGCTTTTGGAGGTTCTGTCCACGCATTTGATGTTGTAAAGTTGCTGTTATCTGCTGGTGCTGATCCCAATATTGAGGATGCCTGTGCCCTGCGTCCAGTTGACGTGATTGTAGTTCCTCCAAAACTTCCTGGAGCTAAAGCTGCTCTTGAGGACTTGCTCATGAACAACATTTCTGATGGGTCTGTTG CTCCTAAGTTTGGTGATCCTGCTGCTAATTCTGTGTCAGAGAAGAAACAATATCCTGTGGATCCATCTCTACCAGACATTAGAAATAGTATCTACTCAACTGATGAATTCCGCATGTTCTCATTCAAGGTCAGGCCGTGTTCAAGGGCATATTCTCATGATTGGACTGAATGCCCTTTTGTACACCCTGGAGAAAATGCTCGCAGAAGAGACCCGCGGAAGTACCACTACAGCTGTGTCCCTTGCCCTGATTTTCGAAAGGGCGCATGTAGGCGTGGGGATATGTGCGAGTATGCTCATGGTGTGTTTGAATGCTGGTTGCACCCTGCTCAGTATCGGACCAGGTTGTGCAAAGATGGCACAGGCTGTGCCAGACAGGTGTGCTTTTTTGCTCACACCCAGGAAGAGCTTCGTCCTCTCTATGTCTCTACTGGATCTGGTGTGCCATCTCCAAGATCTGTGGCCTCTGCATCAAGCTTCATGGACATGGCTGCAGCCTTAAGCCTTATGCCTGGCTCCCCGACATCACAGTCTGTGATGTCTCCTTCTGCATTCAATCAAACCATGTCGCCTACTGCAAATGGAATGTCTCATTCATCTTCTGGAGCCTGGACTCAACAGAATGTCCCAACTCTCAATCTACCCGGCAGCAATCTGCAATCCAGTCGACTGAGATCTTCCCTAAGTGCTCGCGATATTCCACCTGAGGATCTGAACATGTTGCAGGATTATGATTCCCAGCAGCTTATTTTAAATGACATGGCCTGCTTTTCACAACAAGGCAATTCTGCTAGGCTGGGTTCTGGCCGGTCCCAGACAATGTTGACTCCTTCCAATCTTGAAGAGCTTTTTTCTGCTGAGATTGCATCATCTCCAAGACTTTCTGACCAGGCAGCGGGTTTTGGCGTTTATTCTCCTTCACATAAATCAGCTGCTCTTAATCAGTTCCAACCACAGCAAAACATTTTATCACCCATAAATACTAATGTTTTTTCTCCAAGAAATGTTGAACATCCTTTGTTGCAGGCTTCTTTTGGTGTGTCATCTCCAAGGATGTCACCAAGAAGCTTGGAGCCAGTTTCCCCCATGAATGCCCGTCTCTCAGCTTTTGCTCAGCGCGAGAGGCAGCAGCAGATGCGCAGCCTCAGCTCCCGGGAACTTGGGTCCAACCGTGCCCCTGTTGTGGGATCTCCCACAAGTGCATGGGCCAAGTGGGGACCGGCCAATGGGAAAGTAGATTGGTCAGTAGGCGCAGACCATGAAGGTGGTCTCAAAAGATCATCCTCGTTTGATTGCAGAGCTGATGGAGAAGAACCCGACTTATCATGGGTGCAATCTCTTGTCAAAGAATCACCACCTGAGATGATGGACAAGGCCGCAGCACCAGCCCCAAATTCTGGTGCTGCACCATCCGGTGAGTGTTTGAAACCAAATCCTCAAACTGAGTCCGTGGATCACACTGTTTTAGGGGCTTGGCTTGATCAGATGCGACTTGATCAACTCGTAGTCTAG
- the LOC125197512 gene encoding protein DETOXIFICATION 43-like isoform X1: MQLEEVEMADQNADVAVTGKWKFPVFVFFQDARNVFKRDELGLEILRIAFPAALALAADPIASLIDTAFIGHLGPVEIAAVGVSIAIFNQASKVAIFPLVSITTSFVAQEDTISRITDEQQGHLDLEKAPDAKSKPHEAISAEPKSKPDDAVLAEAKSKPENSERRHIPSASTALILGVVLGLIQTSFLVFLAKPLLALMGVKKGSPMLAPAERYLTIRSLGAPAVLLSLAMQGIFRGFKDTKTPLYAIVVGDLTNIILDPIFIFVCRWGVSGAAIAHVLSQYLITLILFFKLSTQIMLLPPTLKNLQLKKFLKNGSLLLTRVIAVTICVTLAASLAARFGPTPMAAFQICLQVWLTSSLLADGLAVAGQAILACAFAEKDYQKATAAATRVLQMGFVLGLGLAVFVGMGLQFGSGIFSKDKSVIHMIAIGIPFVAATQPINSLAFVFDGVNFGASDFAYSAYSMVLVSIVSIGSLVLLSKTNGFIGIWFALTIYMGLRTFAGFWRMGTGTGPWRFLKGRS, from the exons ATGCAGTTGGAAGAAGTGGAGATGGCTGATCAGAATGCTGACGTGGCTGTCACCGGAAAGTGGAAGTTCCCGGTGTTTGTCTTCTTCCAAGATGCTAG GAATGTTTTCAAGAGGGATGAGCTAGGATTGGAGATACTGCGCATCGCCTTCCCGGCCGCCCTAGCACTGGCAGCCGATCCCATTGCATCTCTGATCGACACGGCCTTCATCGGCCACTTAGGTCCCGTGGAAATCGCAGCAGTTGGTGTGTCCATTGCCATCTTCAACCAAGCCTCTAAAGTGGCCATATTCCCACTAGTCAGCATCACCACCTCGTTCGTTGCTCAGGAAGATACCATCAGCAGAATCACCGATGAGCAGCAAGGCCACCTCGACTTGGAGAAGGCACCCGATGCCAAATCCAAGCCTCATGAGGCTATATCAGCAGAGCCTAAGTCCAAGCCTGATGATGCTGTATTGGCTGAAGCTAAGTCCAAGCCAGAGAATAGCGAGCGGCGCCACATCCCTTCAGCATCCACAGCTCTTATTCTTGGTGTAGTGCTGGGCCTCATCCAGACCTCATTCCTTGTCTTCCTAGCAAAACCCCTATTGGCCTTGATGGGCGTCAAGAag GGATCTCCAATGCTGGCCCCTGCAGAAAGGTACCTAACCATAAGGTCACTTGGGGCTCCAGCGGTTCTCTTGTCTCTAGCCATGCAAGGCATCTTTCGAGGATTTAAGGATACGAAAACTCCTCTTTATGCCATTG TTGTAGGTGATCTAACAAACATAATCTTGGACCCCATCTTCATATTTGTGTGTCGTTGGGGCGTCTCCGGTGCTGCCATTGCTCATGTCCTTTCACA GTACTTGATCACTCTGATTCTGTTTTTCAAGCTATCTACACAGATTATGTTATTACCTCCAACCCTCAAAAATCTGCAGTTGAAAAAATTCCTCAAGAATG GTTCCCTCTTGCTAACAAGAGTGATAGCTGTGACTATCTGTGTGACTTTGGCTGCCTCGTTAGCTGCACGATTCGGCCCCACTCCCATGGCTGCATTCCAGATATGTCTGCAGGTCTGGCTCACTTCTTCACTCCTTGCTGACGGCTTGGCAGTTGCCGGACAG GCAATCCTTGCTTGTGCATTTGCTGAGAAAGACTATCAGAAAGCAACAGCTGCTGCAACTCGAGTGCTGCag ATGGGATTCGTGCTTGGGCTCGGCCTTGCTGTCTTCGTTGGAATGGGGCTGCAGTTCGGATCAGGAATATTCTCCAAGGACAAAAGTGTTATTCATATGATCGCCATAGGCATCCCG TTTGTGGCAGCCACACAGCCTATAAACTCGCTAGCATTCGTTTTCGATGGTGTCAATTTTGGAGCGTCTGACTTTGCATACTCTGCGTACTCCATG GTGCTTGTCTCCATAGTAAGCATCGGATCATTGGTTCTTCTGTCAAAAACTAACGGTTTCATCGGGATCTGGTTTGCTTTGACCATCTACATGGGACTAAGAACATTTGCCGGGTTTTGGAG GATGGGAACAGGAACAGGACCTTGGCGCTTTCTCAAGGGGAGATCGTAG
- the LOC125197058 gene encoding pentatricopeptide repeat-containing protein At1g77360, mitochondrial, translated as MIVRNRCHDRPFFRLMLFGRLHSSVQDSSDVTKRVCKIMMSCPKQGLDTVLDQSGIRVSEEVAEKVLERFENAGMLAHRFFEWAGKQRNYEHTVRAYHTMIESMAKIRQYEIMWDLVNAMRGKGMLNIETFCIIMRKYARAQKVDEAVYTFNIMKKYNVPPNLAAFNGLLSALCKSKNVRKAQEIFDTMKNDQFCPDPKSYSILIEGWGRAPNLPKAREIFNEMVDSGCKPDIVTYGIMVDILCKAGHTDEAVGVVNEMELRGCQPTSFIYSVLIHTYGIENRIEDGIDTFLQMERNGVKADVAVYNSLISAFCKVNKFENAYKVVDEMDKKGVSPNSRTCNILINSLIGRGETDEAFKVFRKLSRLCDPDADTYTMMIKMFCERDELEVAHKVWRYMERKQFAPSLHTFSALINGLCDKGEASRACVLMEEMMERGIRPGRHTFGKLRKLLVKEEREDVAEFLQAKMNLLVKEPLCD; from the coding sequence ATGATCGTGAGAAATCGCTGCCATGATAGGCCATTTTTCAGGTTAATGTTATTTGGCAGGCTGCATAGTTCAGTGCAAGATTCATCCGATGTAACAAAAAGGGTGTGCAAGATCATGATGTCCTGCCCAAAACAAGGCCTCGACACTGTGCTTGATCAAAGCGGTATCCGTGTTTCCGAAGAGGTAGCTGAGAAGGTCCTTGAACGGTTCGAGAATGCCGGGATGCTAGCTCACCGGTTCTTTGAGTGGGCCGGGAAGCAGAGAAACTATGAGCACACTGTCCGAGCCTACCACACCATGATTGAATCAATGGCGAAGATAAGGCAGTACGAGATCATGTGGGATCTCGTGAACGCCATGAGGGGCAAAGGGATGCTGAACATCGAGACATTCTGCATCATCATGAGGAAGTACGCGCGGGCACAGAAGGTGGATGAGGCTGTCTACACATTCAACATCATGAAGAAGTACAACGTGCCTCCCAATCTGGCTGCGTTCAATGGCTTGCTCAGCGCCTTGTGCAAGTCAAAGAATGTGAGGAAAGCTCAGGAGATTTTTGATACGATGAAGAATGACCAGTTCTGTCCTGATCCGAAGAGTTACAGCATTTTGATTGAAGGATGGGGGAGGGCTCCCAATTTGCCTAAGGCCAGAGAGATCTTCAATGAGATGGTTGATTCTGGCTGCAAACCGGATATCGTCACGTATGGGATAATGGTCGACATCCTCTGCAAGGCGGGGCACACAGACGAAGCAGTTGGAGTTGTGAATGAGATGGAGTTGAGAGGCTGTCAGCCAACATCTTTTATCTATAGTGTTCTGATACATACATATGGGATTGAGAATAGGATTGAGGATGGCATTGATACATTCCTTCAAATGGAGAGAAACGGGGTGAAGGCCGATGTGGCTGTGTATAATTCCTTGATCAGTGCTTTCTGCAAAGTGAACAAGTTCGAAAACGCCTACAAAGTTGTGGATGAGATGGACAAGAAGGGGGTGAGTCCAAATTCAAGAACTTGCAACATTCTCATCAACAGCTTGATTGGCCGTGGGGAGACTGACGAGGCATTTAAGGTGTTCCGAAAGCTGTCTAGACTCTGTGACCCTGATGCAGACACGTACACGATGATGATCAAGATGTTCTGCGAGCGAGATGAGCTGGAGGTGGCTCACAAGGTGTGGAGGTATATGGAGAGGAAGCAGTTTGCTCCAAGCTTACACACGTTTTCGGCACTGATCAATGGGCTGTGTGACAAGGGTGAGGCCTCTAGGGCTTGCGTCTTGATGGAGGAGATGATGGAACGAGGGATTCGTCCGGGGAGGCACACGTTTGGGAAGCTGAGAAAGCTGCTTGTCAAGGAAGAGAGGGAAGATGTAGCTGAGTTTTTGCAGGCAAAGATGAATCTCTTGGTCAAAGAACCGCTATGTGATTAA
- the LOC125197512 gene encoding protein DETOXIFICATION 43-like isoform X2: MADQNADVAVTGKWKFPVFVFFQDARNVFKRDELGLEILRIAFPAALALAADPIASLIDTAFIGHLGPVEIAAVGVSIAIFNQASKVAIFPLVSITTSFVAQEDTISRITDEQQGHLDLEKAPDAKSKPHEAISAEPKSKPDDAVLAEAKSKPENSERRHIPSASTALILGVVLGLIQTSFLVFLAKPLLALMGVKKGSPMLAPAERYLTIRSLGAPAVLLSLAMQGIFRGFKDTKTPLYAIVVGDLTNIILDPIFIFVCRWGVSGAAIAHVLSQYLITLILFFKLSTQIMLLPPTLKNLQLKKFLKNGSLLLTRVIAVTICVTLAASLAARFGPTPMAAFQICLQVWLTSSLLADGLAVAGQAILACAFAEKDYQKATAAATRVLQMGFVLGLGLAVFVGMGLQFGSGIFSKDKSVIHMIAIGIPFVAATQPINSLAFVFDGVNFGASDFAYSAYSMVLVSIVSIGSLVLLSKTNGFIGIWFALTIYMGLRTFAGFWRMGTGTGPWRFLKGRS, encoded by the exons ATGGCTGATCAGAATGCTGACGTGGCTGTCACCGGAAAGTGGAAGTTCCCGGTGTTTGTCTTCTTCCAAGATGCTAG GAATGTTTTCAAGAGGGATGAGCTAGGATTGGAGATACTGCGCATCGCCTTCCCGGCCGCCCTAGCACTGGCAGCCGATCCCATTGCATCTCTGATCGACACGGCCTTCATCGGCCACTTAGGTCCCGTGGAAATCGCAGCAGTTGGTGTGTCCATTGCCATCTTCAACCAAGCCTCTAAAGTGGCCATATTCCCACTAGTCAGCATCACCACCTCGTTCGTTGCTCAGGAAGATACCATCAGCAGAATCACCGATGAGCAGCAAGGCCACCTCGACTTGGAGAAGGCACCCGATGCCAAATCCAAGCCTCATGAGGCTATATCAGCAGAGCCTAAGTCCAAGCCTGATGATGCTGTATTGGCTGAAGCTAAGTCCAAGCCAGAGAATAGCGAGCGGCGCCACATCCCTTCAGCATCCACAGCTCTTATTCTTGGTGTAGTGCTGGGCCTCATCCAGACCTCATTCCTTGTCTTCCTAGCAAAACCCCTATTGGCCTTGATGGGCGTCAAGAag GGATCTCCAATGCTGGCCCCTGCAGAAAGGTACCTAACCATAAGGTCACTTGGGGCTCCAGCGGTTCTCTTGTCTCTAGCCATGCAAGGCATCTTTCGAGGATTTAAGGATACGAAAACTCCTCTTTATGCCATTG TTGTAGGTGATCTAACAAACATAATCTTGGACCCCATCTTCATATTTGTGTGTCGTTGGGGCGTCTCCGGTGCTGCCATTGCTCATGTCCTTTCACA GTACTTGATCACTCTGATTCTGTTTTTCAAGCTATCTACACAGATTATGTTATTACCTCCAACCCTCAAAAATCTGCAGTTGAAAAAATTCCTCAAGAATG GTTCCCTCTTGCTAACAAGAGTGATAGCTGTGACTATCTGTGTGACTTTGGCTGCCTCGTTAGCTGCACGATTCGGCCCCACTCCCATGGCTGCATTCCAGATATGTCTGCAGGTCTGGCTCACTTCTTCACTCCTTGCTGACGGCTTGGCAGTTGCCGGACAG GCAATCCTTGCTTGTGCATTTGCTGAGAAAGACTATCAGAAAGCAACAGCTGCTGCAACTCGAGTGCTGCag ATGGGATTCGTGCTTGGGCTCGGCCTTGCTGTCTTCGTTGGAATGGGGCTGCAGTTCGGATCAGGAATATTCTCCAAGGACAAAAGTGTTATTCATATGATCGCCATAGGCATCCCG TTTGTGGCAGCCACACAGCCTATAAACTCGCTAGCATTCGTTTTCGATGGTGTCAATTTTGGAGCGTCTGACTTTGCATACTCTGCGTACTCCATG GTGCTTGTCTCCATAGTAAGCATCGGATCATTGGTTCTTCTGTCAAAAACTAACGGTTTCATCGGGATCTGGTTTGCTTTGACCATCTACATGGGACTAAGAACATTTGCCGGGTTTTGGAG GATGGGAACAGGAACAGGACCTTGGCGCTTTCTCAAGGGGAGATCGTAG
- the LOC125197509 gene encoding zinc finger CCCH domain-containing protein 30-like isoform X1 yields the protein MCSGLEKSNSNSCTTQGPAVNQSNMKDLNNLSVETEGSLSSLLEFAANNDIESFKRLIEVDLSVVDEAGLWYVRKKGSKQISQEERTPLMVAATYGSVDVLKLLVALPEVDLNKSCGGNKWTALHCAAFGGSVHAFDVVKLLLSAGADPNIEDACALRPVDVIVVPPKLPGAKAALEDLLMNNISDGSVGECNLRITISGSNASSPILSSSPESRSMGSLSDSVSSPTAPKFGDPAANSVSEKKQYPVDPSLPDIRNSIYSTDEFRMFSFKVRPCSRAYSHDWTECPFVHPGENARRRDPRKYHYSCVPCPDFRKGACRRGDMCEYAHGVFECWLHPAQYRTRLCKDGTGCARQVCFFAHTQEELRPLYVSTGSGVPSPRSVASASSFMDMAAALSLMPGSPTSQSVMSPSAFNQTMSPTANGMSHSSSGAWTQQNVPTLNLPGSNLQSSRLRSSLSARDIPPEDLNMLQDYDSQQLILNDMACFSQQGNSARLGSGRSQTMLTPSNLEELFSAEIASSPRLSDQAAGFGVYSPSHKSAALNQFQPQQNILSPINTNVFSPRNVEHPLLQASFGVSSPRMSPRSLEPVSPMNARLSAFAQRERQQQMRSLSSRELGSNRAPVVGSPTSAWAKWGPANGKVDWSVGADHEGGLKRSSSFDCRADGEEPDLSWVQSLVKESPPEMMDKAAAPAPNSGAAPSGECLKPNPQTESVDHTVLGAWLDQMRLDQLVV from the coding sequence ATGTGCAGTGGGCTTGAGAAATCAAATTCCAATTCTTGTACAACTCAAGGGCCAGCTGTTAACCAATCAAACATGAAGGATTTGAACAACTTATCTGTAGAGACTGAGGGTTCACTCTCCAGTTTGCTTGAATTTGCTGCCAACAATGATATTGAATCTTTCAAGAGATTGATAGAGGTGGATCTGTCTGTGGTTGATGAGGCTGGACTTTGGTATGTTCGCAAGAAAGGTTCAAAGCAAATCAGCCAGGAAGAAAGAACTCCATTGATGGTAGCCGCTACTTATGGTAGCGTTGATGTATTGAAGCTACTGGTGGCTTTGCCTGAAgttgatttaaataaatcatGTGGCGGCAACAAGTGGACTGCGCTACATTGTGCAGCTTTTGGAGGTTCTGTCCACGCATTTGATGTTGTAAAGTTGCTGTTATCTGCTGGTGCTGATCCCAATATTGAGGATGCCTGTGCCCTGCGTCCAGTTGACGTGATTGTAGTTCCTCCAAAACTTCCTGGAGCTAAAGCTGCTCTTGAGGACTTGCTCATGAACAACATTTCTGATGGGTCTGTTGGTGAGTGCAATTTACGGATCACCATATCTGGTTCAAATGCATCTTCCCCTATACTGTCATCATCACCTGAAAGTAGGTCTATGGGTTCGCTCTCTGATTCTGTTTCTTCTCCCACAGCTCCTAAGTTTGGTGATCCTGCTGCTAATTCTGTGTCAGAGAAGAAACAATATCCTGTGGATCCATCTCTACCAGACATTAGAAATAGTATCTACTCAACTGATGAATTCCGCATGTTCTCATTCAAGGTCAGGCCGTGTTCAAGGGCATATTCTCATGATTGGACTGAATGCCCTTTTGTACACCCTGGAGAAAATGCTCGCAGAAGAGACCCGCGGAAGTACCACTACAGCTGTGTCCCTTGCCCTGATTTTCGAAAGGGCGCATGTAGGCGTGGGGATATGTGCGAGTATGCTCATGGTGTGTTTGAATGCTGGTTGCACCCTGCTCAGTATCGGACCAGGTTGTGCAAAGATGGCACAGGCTGTGCCAGACAGGTGTGCTTTTTTGCTCACACCCAGGAAGAGCTTCGTCCTCTCTATGTCTCTACTGGATCTGGTGTGCCATCTCCAAGATCTGTGGCCTCTGCATCAAGCTTCATGGACATGGCTGCAGCCTTAAGCCTTATGCCTGGCTCCCCGACATCACAGTCTGTGATGTCTCCTTCTGCATTCAATCAAACCATGTCGCCTACTGCAAATGGAATGTCTCATTCATCTTCTGGAGCCTGGACTCAACAGAATGTCCCAACTCTCAATCTACCCGGCAGCAATCTGCAATCCAGTCGACTGAGATCTTCCCTAAGTGCTCGCGATATTCCACCTGAGGATCTGAACATGTTGCAGGATTATGATTCCCAGCAGCTTATTTTAAATGACATGGCCTGCTTTTCACAACAAGGCAATTCTGCTAGGCTGGGTTCTGGCCGGTCCCAGACAATGTTGACTCCTTCCAATCTTGAAGAGCTTTTTTCTGCTGAGATTGCATCATCTCCAAGACTTTCTGACCAGGCAGCGGGTTTTGGCGTTTATTCTCCTTCACATAAATCAGCTGCTCTTAATCAGTTCCAACCACAGCAAAACATTTTATCACCCATAAATACTAATGTTTTTTCTCCAAGAAATGTTGAACATCCTTTGTTGCAGGCTTCTTTTGGTGTGTCATCTCCAAGGATGTCACCAAGAAGCTTGGAGCCAGTTTCCCCCATGAATGCCCGTCTCTCAGCTTTTGCTCAGCGCGAGAGGCAGCAGCAGATGCGCAGCCTCAGCTCCCGGGAACTTGGGTCCAACCGTGCCCCTGTTGTGGGATCTCCCACAAGTGCATGGGCCAAGTGGGGACCGGCCAATGGGAAAGTAGATTGGTCAGTAGGCGCAGACCATGAAGGTGGTCTCAAAAGATCATCCTCGTTTGATTGCAGAGCTGATGGAGAAGAACCCGACTTATCATGGGTGCAATCTCTTGTCAAAGAATCACCACCTGAGATGATGGACAAGGCCGCAGCACCAGCCCCAAATTCTGGTGCTGCACCATCCGGTGAGTGTTTGAAACCAAATCCTCAAACTGAGTCCGTGGATCACACTGTTTTAGGGGCTTGGCTTGATCAGATGCGACTTGATCAACTCGTAGTCTAG